Genomic DNA from Nitrospirota bacterium:
CATAAAGTCGCTCAGAAGACAAGCACAAGACTGTTGGAAGCAAAACCCAATGGATTACTTTACGGACCGCGGTCACCCTTATACGAAGTTGACTGATCTCTAAAATGCATCATAGGAAAACGATCCTGCGTTAAATGGCCCATTTCTTATCCTTGCTGCCTATTCGTTATTAACAAAATACCGCCATACTGATCCCGACTATCGGTTCGACACCGCCCGGACGATGAACCCGTCCTTCGGGTCAGCCGGCAGGTCGGGTAGAGCAACGCGAAACTCGACTCATCAGTATTGAACGAGCTTTACGAAGAATTATTTTGGATATGTTGGGTTTCACTTCATTCTACCCAACCTGCGAATCCAAACTTCTTTCGAACGAGTATAAGAGTCATGTCCACAACCAAATCTCAACCAGAGGATAACGGACCGGAACAGCTCGTTGCCGAAGCGCGCCGGCATCGGGCGGAACGGGAGAAGGAATACCGCGAGCAGGCGCTCAAGATGTATCCGCATATCTGCGCCCGCTGCGGGCGCGAGTTCGCGGGGAAGAAGCTTCGTGAACTGACCGTGCATCACAAGGACCACAACCACGAAAACAACCCTGCTGACGGCAGCAACTGGGAATTGCTCTGTCTCTACTGCCACGAAAACGAGCATCAGGAGTATCTGGATGAGGAGTCTTACGGCAAACCAAAAGCCGAAGGGGGCACGAAACCTTCAGTTACTTTCAAGCCCTTCGCCTCTCTTCAGGACTTGCTCAAGGACAAGAAAAAGTAAGCTGGAAATGTCTATGCACAATTTGCAGCGTTGAGCGACAAGTTAGTCGGTGGGTTCGGGCTTAGCGAAGAGAAACCCGACAATTTAACGCGTCACTCCACAACACTGCTTCGAGGTGTATGAATTCGTTGTTCTCATTCCCAACCCGTCACCCAGGGAGGTCTGACATGAGCATGCTCAAGGAATTCAAAGAATTTGCCATGCGCGGCAACGTGGTAGATATGGCCGTCGGTATCATCATCGGCGGAGCCTTTGGCAAGATCGTCAGTTCCCTGGTCAACGACGTCATCATGCCTCCCGTCGGCGCGCTGATGGGACATGTCGATTTTGCCAATTTGACCGTCACGCTCAGGGAGAAATCCGCCGAGTCCGCTGCGGTGACGCTCAGGTACGGCCTTTTCATCAACACGATCCTGGATTTCATCATCGTGGCCTTCGCGATCTTCATTGTCATCAAGCAGATGAACCGCCTGAAAAAGAAAGAGGCCGCGCCGGCAGAGCCAACGACAAAGCAGTGCCCGAAATGCATTTCCACGATACCGATCAAGGCGACGCGCTGCCCGCAGTGTACGTCGGAGATTTAAGTTTGAGGGAAACGGCTTGTCGGGTTGTGCTTCGTTCTACCCGGCCTTCACGCTGAAGTAGCCAGCCACACTTGGCATGCCTATTGTCCCTACCCATTCAGGTCGGCCGGCTTATTTACTGCCCGACCATCTCCGGCACGATCATCCACTCGATGGCCCAGCGGCCGTCATCGAACCGCCGCAGGCACACGATACCGCCCATCTTGAAATCCACGGGCGTTTTTTCTTTGTCCCCGCAGAGCAGCAGGCCCGCGAGCCTCGCCAGGTATGGCAGATGCCCGACCAGCATGATGTTCTCGTTCATCCCTCCCAGCCGCTCTGCCCAGAGAGCGGGATCATCCATGGGCAGCAAATTTTCACTCAAGGACCTCCCCCTTTTTGGCTCAAGCTGCTCTGCCAGGATCAGCGCGGTCTGTTGGGCCCTAGCTTTAGGGCTGTGGAATATTTCAGCCGCGTTCAGGTTCATCTTTCCGGCATAGGCCGCGACCTTGCAGACATCCGAGACACCCTTGTCGGTCAGCCTCCTTTCGGGATCCTCCTCTTCTTTCCTGGCTTCACCGTGCTGAACAAGATAGAGATACACAGGTCACCTCGCTTATCAATGGTCGTATAATAGCCTGCACTCCTTTGTATGTCATTCCTGCGAAAGCAGGAATCCAGGGTCTCATAGAAAAGTAGCTGGATTCCTGGTCAAGCCCGGAATGACGAACTTGTAGGATAGAGCTGTGGACAATAATATCCGTCCGCCTATTCATGTAACGCTTCATATCTATGCAATGGTGTAATTGCACGGTTGTTAATTGATAGTATAATTATATCTGAAAGCTATGGTTATCAAATGGCCCGATACTATTGCGGAAGCCCGGGAACTTCAGGAACGCCACAGACCCCGCGTACGGATCGTCCCCCTGAAAAAGGACCCTGAATTCGTTGCAGGAGCGGATGCGGCCTTCTCGGAAGACCGCGTGTTTGCGGCAGCATGCCTGTACAGCTATCCTGACCTTGCCCTGATCGAGCGCTCGACTGCGACCGAAGCATCAACTTTTCCTTATGTCCCGGGCTATTTGCTTTTCC
This window encodes:
- a CDS encoding YajD family HNH nuclease, with amino-acid sequence MSTTKSQPEDNGPEQLVAEARRHRAEREKEYREQALKMYPHICARCGREFAGKKLRELTVHHKDHNHENNPADGSNWELLCLYCHENEHQEYLDEESYGKPKAEGGTKPSVTFKPFASLQDLLKDKKK
- the mscL gene encoding large-conductance mechanosensitive channel protein MscL — its product is MLKEFKEFAMRGNVVDMAVGIIIGGAFGKIVSSLVNDVIMPPVGALMGHVDFANLTVTLREKSAESAAVTLRYGLFINTILDFIIVAFAIFIVIKQMNRLKKKEAAPAEPTTKQCPKCISTIPIKATRCPQCTSEI
- the sixA gene encoding phosphohistidine phosphatase SixA encodes the protein MYLYLVQHGEARKEEEDPERRLTDKGVSDVCKVAAYAGKMNLNAAEIFHSPKARAQQTALILAEQLEPKRGRSLSENLLPMDDPALWAERLGGMNENIMLVGHLPYLARLAGLLLCGDKEKTPVDFKMGGIVCLRRFDDGRWAIEWMIVPEMVGQ